From Acidihalobacter aeolianus, a single genomic window includes:
- a CDS encoding sensor domain-containing diguanylate cyclase: MQDDEPRLADITTHLRDVVFRTHRNGYWCYLSPAWEQLTGYTVEESLGTHLIEVVHPDDRSMNLKVKQSLEIGQTSASRHVKRMVRKDGRVIHVEVDVRMALGNENEGRVSVGTIRDITERVEMEARIDAERQRHEAILAALHEGIASLSPDGRIRYLNPAAREMTGWEPGRNIDEAMAGDERFDGADDIRNLLKALAGRQAKPPTQPIQLAVGSRRLELRLAPLEQEPGEEGGLLVIRDVSAEQGLLARLRHQAEHDALTGLTNRRAMHDILRETHAHAAHTGEPYALLVCDLDHFKSVNDRHGHAVGDQVLQTVALRLKHLMRPGDRLARWGGEEFLCLLPATDPEAAWTIATRLCREIATHVWGDELEGGAPTLSIGMACWPDDLKDPQKLMLSADDALYQAKRTGRNRVWRITPGHRAQGA; this comes from the coding sequence ATGCAGGATGACGAACCGAGGCTCGCAGACATCACCACCCACCTGCGCGACGTGGTGTTTCGCACCCACCGCAACGGTTACTGGTGTTACCTGAGTCCGGCCTGGGAGCAGCTGACCGGCTACACCGTCGAGGAATCGCTCGGCACCCATCTCATCGAGGTCGTCCACCCGGACGACCGCTCCATGAACCTCAAGGTCAAGCAGTCCCTGGAAATCGGACAGACCTCAGCCTCCCGGCACGTCAAGCGCATGGTGCGCAAGGACGGCCGTGTGATCCATGTCGAGGTCGACGTACGTATGGCCCTGGGCAATGAGAACGAAGGCCGGGTCAGCGTGGGAACAATCCGCGACATCACCGAACGGGTCGAGATGGAGGCACGCATCGACGCGGAGCGTCAACGCCACGAAGCCATCCTCGCCGCGCTTCACGAAGGCATCGCCTCGCTCTCCCCGGACGGCCGTATCCGCTACCTCAACCCCGCTGCCCGGGAGATGACCGGCTGGGAACCCGGCCGGAACATCGACGAAGCGATGGCCGGCGATGAACGCTTCGACGGTGCCGACGACATCCGCAACCTGCTGAAGGCGCTGGCCGGTAGGCAGGCAAAACCCCCGACACAGCCGATCCAGCTGGCCGTCGGCTCACGCCGGCTTGAACTGCGCCTCGCGCCTCTGGAGCAGGAGCCCGGCGAGGAGGGCGGCCTGTTGGTCATCCGCGACGTCAGCGCCGAACAGGGACTGCTCGCCCGCCTGCGTCATCAGGCGGAGCACGATGCGCTGACCGGGCTGACCAATCGCCGCGCCATGCACGATATCCTGCGCGAGACACATGCACATGCCGCGCACACTGGCGAACCCTACGCCCTGCTGGTCTGCGACCTCGATCACTTCAAGTCGGTCAACGACCGGCACGGCCACGCCGTCGGCGACCAGGTGCTGCAGACCGTCGCCCTGAGGCTCAAGCACCTGATGCGTCCGGGCGACCGGCTGGCGCGCTGGGGTGGCGAGGAGTTCCTGTGCCTGCTGCCCGCCACCGACCCGGAGGCCGCGTGGACGATTGCCACCCGGCTGTGCCGCGAAATCGCGACGCATGTCTGGGGCGACGAACTCGAAGGCGGCGCGCCGACCCTGAGCATCGGCATGGCCTGCTGGCCCGACGATCTGAAAGACCCCCAGAAACTCATGCTCTCGGCCGACGATGCGCTCTATCAGGCCAA
- a CDS encoding multifunctional CCA addition/repair protein, protein MSRARLPGETYLVGGAVRDRLLGLPVRERDWVVVGSTPEEMRARGFRPVGKDFPVFLHPQTQEEYALARTERKTAPGYHGFVFHAAPDVSLEDDLRRRDLTINAIAERADGTLVDPYGGQQDLERRLLRHVSSAFAEDPVRILRVARFAARLAPLGFRVADETLALMRTMTDAGEVNALVPERVWQELARALGEPAPRAFFETLRACGALARLMPELDRLWGVPQPPQYHPEIDTGDHVMRVLDQSVILSPEPATRFAALLHDLGKGTTPPEQWPRHIGHEQRSEQLVLDVCTRFKAPNEFRDLARLVAREHGNAHRALELCPTTVLKLFEGSDAFRRPERFEQFLLACEADARGRPGYETRPYPQADFLRAALAAARAVPVQPLLTQGHKGAQLAEHLHRARANAVGALPRPESD, encoded by the coding sequence GTGTCACGCGCGCGACTCCCCGGAGAAACCTACCTCGTCGGCGGCGCCGTGCGCGATCGCCTGCTCGGCCTGCCGGTACGCGAACGCGACTGGGTGGTGGTCGGCAGCACCCCCGAGGAGATGCGCGCCCGCGGCTTTCGGCCCGTAGGCAAGGACTTCCCCGTGTTCCTGCACCCGCAGACTCAGGAGGAATACGCCCTCGCGCGCACCGAGCGCAAGACCGCACCCGGCTACCACGGCTTCGTGTTCCACGCCGCGCCGGACGTAAGCCTGGAGGACGATCTGCGCCGCCGCGATCTCACGATCAACGCCATCGCCGAACGCGCCGACGGCACCCTCGTCGACCCCTATGGCGGACAGCAGGACCTCGAACGGCGTCTGCTGCGCCACGTATCCTCGGCCTTCGCCGAAGACCCGGTGCGCATTCTGCGCGTGGCGCGCTTCGCCGCGCGCCTCGCCCCGCTGGGCTTTCGTGTCGCCGACGAGACGCTTGCCCTGATGCGCACCATGACCGATGCTGGCGAGGTCAACGCGCTGGTGCCGGAACGCGTCTGGCAGGAACTTGCCCGCGCCCTCGGCGAGCCCGCTCCGCGCGCCTTCTTCGAGACCCTGCGTGCCTGCGGCGCGCTGGCCCGACTGATGCCCGAACTCGACCGCTTGTGGGGCGTCCCGCAGCCGCCGCAGTACCATCCGGAAATCGACACCGGCGACCACGTCATGCGCGTGCTGGATCAGTCCGTGATCCTGTCGCCCGAACCCGCGACGCGCTTCGCCGCCCTGCTACACGACCTCGGCAAGGGCACCACGCCGCCGGAGCAATGGCCGAGGCACATCGGCCACGAACAACGCAGCGAGCAGCTCGTGCTCGACGTCTGCACACGCTTCAAGGCACCCAACGAATTCCGCGACCTGGCCCGCCTCGTCGCCCGCGAGCACGGCAACGCGCACCGCGCGCTGGAACTGTGCCCGACCACCGTGCTCAAGCTGTTCGAAGGCAGCGATGCCTTCCGTCGTCCCGAACGCTTCGAACAGTTTCTGCTCGCCTGCGAGGCCGACGCGCGCGGCAGGCCCGGTTACGAAACGCGCCCCTACCCGCAGGCCGATTTTCTACGCGCCGCCCTGGCCGCGGCACGTGCAGTCCCCGTTCAGCCGCTCCTGACCCAGGGCCACAAGGGGGCGCAACTGGCCGAGCATCTGCACCGCGCACGGGCCAATGCCGTCGGCGCCCTGCCTCGCCCCGAATCCGATTAA
- a CDS encoding complex I NDUFA9 subunit family protein — MKLTRVCLLGGTGFVGRHLAARLSARGLHLRIPTRHPQRHRDLLLLAGTQMVAADVHDQEALERLFDGCEAVVNLVGILNEQGRDGRGFVHAHVDLAKKVINACQRKGVRRLLHMSALRAENTPDTSHYLRTKAEAESLVHTLSGPALAVTSLRPSVIFGPGGDFLSRFAELIEAIPGVFPLACAEARFQPVFVGDVADAFADALADPETYGARIDLCGPRSYTLRALVEYVARLRGLRRQVVALPDWIARAEARILERMPGKAFTMDNYLSLRVDSVCADGAKHCPTTLEEIAPRYLGDQQPQRQFDRLRDLGQY, encoded by the coding sequence ATGAAGTTGACCCGCGTCTGCCTTTTGGGCGGCACCGGCTTCGTCGGCCGCCATCTGGCAGCCCGACTGAGCGCCCGTGGCCTACACTTGCGCATCCCCACGCGCCATCCGCAACGTCACCGCGATCTGCTGCTGCTTGCCGGCACGCAGATGGTCGCTGCAGACGTGCACGACCAGGAAGCGCTGGAACGTCTGTTCGACGGCTGCGAGGCCGTCGTCAATCTCGTCGGCATCCTCAACGAACAGGGACGCGACGGTCGCGGCTTCGTGCATGCGCACGTCGATCTGGCGAAAAAGGTGATCAACGCCTGCCAGCGCAAGGGCGTACGCCGACTGCTGCACATGAGCGCCCTACGAGCCGAAAACACCCCGGACACCAGCCACTACCTACGCACCAAGGCAGAGGCGGAGTCCCTGGTCCATACACTGAGCGGACCGGCCCTCGCCGTCACCAGCCTTCGTCCCTCGGTGATCTTCGGCCCTGGCGGCGACTTTCTCAGCCGCTTTGCCGAGCTGATCGAGGCGATTCCCGGGGTATTTCCACTCGCCTGCGCGGAGGCGCGCTTCCAGCCGGTCTTCGTCGGCGACGTCGCCGATGCCTTTGCCGACGCCCTTGCCGACCCGGAAACCTACGGGGCGCGCATCGACCTGTGCGGCCCACGCAGCTACACCCTGCGCGCCCTGGTCGAATACGTCGCCCGCCTGCGGGGGCTGCGCCGCCAGGTCGTAGCCCTGCCGGACTGGATTGCACGCGCCGAAGCGCGCATCCTCGAGCGCATGCCGGGCAAAGCCTTCACCATGGACAACTACCTTTCGCTGCGCGTCGACAGCGTGTGTGCGGACGGCGCGAAACACTGCCCCACGACCCTGGAGGAGATCGCCCCGCGCTATCTCGGCGACCAGCAACCGCAGCGCCAGTTCGACCGGCTGCGCGACCTTGGCCAGTACTAG
- a CDS encoding BamA/TamA family outer membrane protein, protein MPKTRAADTRRQEDEEMMTEGETGARVWSAAFVGMLGLCLALCVLSTVAAAPASAPLIGAIRFEGNHVTRASVLRQQLLIRVGEPLVPSRVAASRQAIMNLGLFVRVNDRVEPLSNGRVAVIFAVKEKTYTWALPRLGRNADGDISYGGQLEFDNLFGLDQRLKLIVEQKQIAGGGTADQQSIEYSTPRLPGTAYGFSTNLTHTQQLEQIEAANGSVGEYRNQNLGLNAALTRWLYREGPNTGWSGSVGLGVSQSNYQYVSGAPDLASSGREVAISVGADYTRVALGRYGYRNGVEYGISASVGGPLIGSDYNQAATGGYYRGYQRLGGDQNLNYQLRFGLSSRSRLLGPAYTLGGAGTLRGYVRDSLEGNAYMLANVEYLHPLFGQPLLRGVLFTDVGNAWFRGDDSPWRLEPAAGLGLRWHITWLVNVNLRVDVAYAFGQHRYQAYVGSNSMF, encoded by the coding sequence GTGCCAAAGACGCGTGCAGCAGACACGCGCCGTCAGGAAGACGAGGAAATGATGACGGAGGGAGAGACCGGTGCGCGCGTGTGGTCGGCGGCGTTTGTGGGGATGCTCGGCCTGTGTTTGGCTCTCTGTGTCTTGAGCACGGTTGCCGCTGCTCCCGCTTCCGCTCCGCTGATCGGCGCCATCCGCTTTGAGGGCAATCACGTAACGCGTGCCTCGGTGCTGCGTCAGCAGTTGCTGATCCGCGTCGGCGAGCCATTGGTGCCGTCCCGCGTGGCTGCCTCGCGTCAGGCGATCATGAATCTAGGTCTGTTCGTGCGGGTGAATGACCGCGTCGAGCCGCTGTCGAACGGGCGTGTCGCAGTGATCTTCGCGGTCAAGGAGAAAACCTACACCTGGGCGCTGCCCCGGCTTGGTCGTAACGCCGACGGCGACATCAGCTATGGCGGGCAGCTCGAATTCGACAACCTTTTCGGGCTCGACCAGCGTCTGAAGCTGATCGTCGAGCAGAAACAGATTGCCGGTGGTGGCACGGCCGATCAGCAAAGCATCGAGTATTCGACGCCGCGATTGCCGGGTACCGCCTACGGTTTTTCGACCAATCTGACGCATACGCAGCAGTTGGAGCAGATCGAGGCGGCGAACGGCAGCGTTGGTGAATATCGCAATCAGAACCTCGGCTTGAATGCGGCGCTTACCCGCTGGTTGTATCGCGAAGGACCGAACACCGGTTGGAGCGGCAGCGTGGGGCTCGGCGTGAGCCAGAGCAACTACCAGTATGTATCCGGAGCGCCTGATCTGGCCTCCTCGGGAAGGGAGGTCGCGATTTCCGTCGGCGCGGACTACACGCGAGTGGCTCTCGGTCGGTATGGCTATCGTAATGGCGTGGAGTATGGCATCAGTGCGAGTGTCGGCGGACCGCTGATCGGCAGCGATTACAACCAGGCTGCAACCGGGGGTTATTACCGTGGTTACCAGCGTCTTGGTGGGGATCAGAATCTCAATTACCAGCTGCGTTTCGGTCTCAGCAGCCGGTCTCGGCTGCTCGGGCCGGCCTATACCCTGGGTGGGGCTGGCACACTGCGTGGGTATGTGCGCGATTCGCTGGAGGGCAACGCCTACATGCTGGCGAATGTGGAGTATCTGCATCCACTGTTCGGCCAGCCGCTACTGCGCGGGGTATTGTTCACGGACGTCGGCAATGCCTGGTTTCGCGGCGACGACTCGCCGTGGCGACTCGAACCCGCCGCAGGGCTGGGCCTGCGCTGGCACATCACGTGGCTGGTCAACGTCAACCTGCGGGTGGATGTGGCCTATGCCTTCGGGCAGCACCGATATCAGGCCTACGTGGGTTCCAACTCGATGTTCTGA
- the moaA gene encoding GTP 3',8-cyclase MoaA, whose product MHTLTDRFNRRIEYVRLSVTDRCDLRCSYCMPRGFKDFSEPEEWLTFAEIERVIAAFARLGVRRVRLTGGEPLVRRNLPELARQLASLPGIEDLSLSTNATRLSKHATTLRAAGVSRINVSLDTLRPERFKTITGGKLDKVIEGLLAAKAAGFGPIKINMVVMRGVNDDEVEDMVQFCIDHDFTLRFIETMPMGETGREASSQYLDLQTVKARLSQRFELIPGVMPGGGPARYVQVAGTDLRIGFITPISQHFCETCNRVRLSAEGTLYLCLGQEDKLELRPLLRGGIDDAGLEQALRDAVDLKPEKHEFRERPGKVVRFMSMTGG is encoded by the coding sequence ATGCACACTCTGACTGATCGCTTCAACCGCCGTATCGAATATGTCCGCCTGTCGGTCACAGATCGATGCGACCTGCGCTGCAGCTACTGCATGCCACGGGGTTTCAAGGACTTCAGCGAACCCGAGGAATGGTTGACCTTCGCCGAAATCGAACGTGTGATCGCCGCCTTCGCGCGGCTCGGCGTGCGCCGCGTACGGCTGACGGGCGGCGAACCCCTGGTGCGCAGGAACCTGCCCGAGCTTGCCAGACAACTTGCCAGCCTGCCGGGCATCGAAGACCTGTCGCTGTCAACCAATGCGACGCGACTCTCGAAACACGCCACTACGCTGCGCGCGGCCGGGGTGTCGCGCATCAACGTAAGCCTGGATACCCTGCGGCCCGAACGTTTCAAGACCATCACCGGCGGCAAGCTCGACAAGGTGATCGAGGGGTTGTTAGCGGCCAAGGCCGCCGGCTTCGGTCCGATCAAGATCAACATGGTCGTGATGCGCGGCGTCAACGACGACGAGGTCGAGGACATGGTGCAGTTCTGCATCGATCACGACTTCACCCTGCGCTTCATCGAAACCATGCCGATGGGCGAAACCGGACGCGAAGCGAGCAGCCAGTACCTCGACCTGCAGACCGTCAAGGCACGCCTCTCGCAACGTTTCGAGCTGATCCCCGGCGTGATGCCCGGGGGCGGCCCCGCGCGCTACGTCCAGGTCGCCGGCACCGACCTGCGCATCGGTTTCATCACCCCGATCTCGCAGCACTTCTGCGAGACCTGCAACCGCGTGCGCCTGTCGGCGGAAGGCACGCTGTATCTGTGCCTGGGCCAGGAAGACAAACTGGAACTACGCCCGCTGCTGCGCGGGGGTATCGACGACGCCGGCCTCGAACAGGCCCTGCGTGACGCCGTCGACCTGAAACCGGAAAAACACGAATTCCGCGAGCGCCCCGGCAAGGTCGTCCGCTTCATGTCGATGACCGGCGGCTGA
- a CDS encoding molybdopterin oxidoreductase family protein: MSAIPEFENHAKQEIKYTTCYMCACRCGIKVTVEDNQVRFIQGNRNHPINKGVLCAKGNAGIMKQNSPGKLRSPLLRKQGAERGSGEFEEISMERALDILTERLKKIRETDPKKLAYFTGRDQMQALTGLWATQFGTINWAAHGGFCSVNMAAGGLYTMGHAFWEFGDPDWDRTKYFMMWGVAEDHASNPIKIGIEKLKRRGAKFVGVNPVRTGYQAVADEWVPIRPGTDAMFALSMAHVLLKHEQFDWDFLIRYTNSPWLVVNTPGEKGDGLFARDADGKPLAWDMAGDSFVDATRADIQPALFWEGQGPDGRPVKSAMMLLAEKYLDEQYAPENAEKVTGIPAETIERLALEMAHVAFKETIEVDVEWTDWAGRKHDKFVGRPVSMHAMRGISAHSNGFQACRAIHLVQALLGAIDCPGGHVAKPPYPKHVPPSIKPAKEMAPNTPLKSPPLGFPKAPEDLVIDADGNPLRIDKAFSWDAPISNHGLMHMVITNAVKGDPYPIDTLMFFMANMAWNSSMNTKEMQDLLRTRGEDGEYKIPFLVVSDAFHSEMVNFADLVIPDTTYLERYDTISMLDRPISEADLAADSIRQPVIEPKRDVMAWQEVQVELASRLKFPAFTNADGSRKFKDYKDFIVNYEKEPGIGFLSGWRLDENGNEVHLRGKPNPKQWDRYIENQSFFAYHLPENTRYYRFANKDYLELAKHAGWVGSTDPIIIELYSETLQKFRLAGQGLYDGPQPSKPEHKERLVKYFSPLPEHYKPLEQCRINEDEYPFHAVNQRPMFMYHSWDSQNAWLRQIVAQNYLFMNRQQATEMGIEDKSWVWVESHNGKIRVQVKLMEGVERNTVWTWNAIGKQSGAWGLKPDANEATKGFLMNHLIRELLPSKGDAVDNITNSDPVTGQAAWYDLRVKITPAAPGEVGTWPTFDTIKRLPNVAESPDVLRYHTHEPVRMQRDLGDVLTRGQK, from the coding sequence ATGAGCGCGATTCCGGAATTCGAAAACCACGCGAAACAGGAAATCAAATATACCACCTGTTACATGTGTGCCTGCCGCTGTGGAATCAAGGTCACCGTGGAGGACAACCAGGTCCGTTTCATCCAGGGTAACCGCAACCACCCCATCAACAAGGGCGTGCTTTGCGCAAAAGGCAATGCCGGCATCATGAAGCAGAATTCGCCGGGCAAGTTGCGCTCGCCCTTGCTGCGCAAGCAGGGAGCCGAGCGCGGCAGCGGCGAGTTCGAGGAAATCTCGATGGAGCGCGCGCTCGACATCCTGACCGAGCGCCTCAAGAAAATCCGCGAGACCGACCCCAAGAAACTGGCCTATTTCACCGGCCGCGACCAGATGCAGGCGTTGACCGGCCTGTGGGCGACCCAGTTCGGCACCATCAACTGGGCGGCGCACGGCGGTTTCTGCTCCGTGAACATGGCCGCTGGCGGCCTCTACACCATGGGGCATGCCTTCTGGGAATTCGGTGACCCCGACTGGGATCGCACGAAATATTTCATGATGTGGGGCGTGGCCGAGGATCATGCCTCCAACCCGATCAAGATCGGCATCGAGAAGCTCAAGCGTCGCGGCGCCAAGTTCGTCGGCGTCAATCCGGTACGTACCGGTTACCAGGCCGTCGCCGACGAATGGGTCCCGATCCGTCCCGGCACCGACGCGATGTTCGCCCTGTCCATGGCGCATGTGCTGCTCAAGCACGAGCAGTTCGACTGGGATTTCCTGATCCGCTACACCAACAGCCCCTGGCTGGTGGTGAACACCCCCGGCGAGAAGGGCGACGGCCTGTTTGCGCGCGACGCCGACGGCAAGCCGCTGGCCTGGGACATGGCCGGCGACTCTTTCGTGGACGCGACGCGTGCGGACATCCAGCCGGCCCTGTTTTGGGAAGGCCAGGGTCCCGACGGCCGTCCGGTGAAGAGCGCGATGATGTTGCTGGCCGAGAAGTACCTCGACGAGCAGTACGCCCCGGAAAACGCGGAAAAGGTGACCGGCATACCCGCCGAGACCATCGAGCGGCTGGCGCTGGAAATGGCGCATGTCGCCTTCAAGGAAACCATCGAGGTCGACGTCGAGTGGACCGACTGGGCCGGGCGCAAGCACGACAAGTTCGTCGGTCGGCCGGTGTCGATGCACGCGATGCGCGGCATCTCGGCGCACTCCAACGGTTTCCAGGCCTGCCGTGCGATCCATCTGGTGCAGGCGCTGCTGGGTGCGATCGACTGCCCCGGCGGGCATGTTGCCAAGCCGCCGTATCCCAAGCACGTGCCGCCGTCGATCAAGCCGGCCAAGGAGATGGCGCCGAATACGCCGCTCAAGAGCCCGCCGCTGGGTTTCCCCAAGGCGCCGGAGGATCTGGTCATCGATGCCGACGGCAATCCGCTACGCATCGACAAGGCCTTCTCCTGGGATGCGCCGATTTCCAATCACGGCTTGATGCATATGGTCATCACCAATGCGGTGAAGGGCGATCCCTACCCGATCGACACGCTGATGTTTTTCATGGCGAACATGGCGTGGAATTCCAGCATGAATACCAAGGAGATGCAGGATCTGCTGCGCACACGCGGCGAGGATGGTGAATACAAAATCCCCTTCCTGGTCGTGTCCGATGCCTTCCACTCGGAGATGGTCAACTTCGCCGATCTGGTGATTCCGGATACCACCTACCTCGAGCGCTATGACACCATTTCGATGCTCGATCGTCCGATTTCTGAGGCGGATCTTGCTGCGGACTCCATCCGTCAGCCGGTGATCGAGCCCAAGCGCGACGTGATGGCCTGGCAGGAAGTGCAGGTGGAACTGGCCTCGCGCCTCAAGTTCCCGGCCTTCACCAACGCCGACGGTTCGCGCAAATTCAAGGACTACAAGGACTTCATCGTCAACTACGAGAAGGAGCCGGGGATCGGCTTCCTCTCCGGCTGGCGTCTGGACGAGAACGGCAACGAGGTGCATCTGCGCGGCAAGCCCAATCCCAAGCAGTGGGACCGCTACATCGAGAACCAGTCGTTCTTCGCCTACCACCTGCCGGAAAACACGCGCTACTACCGCTTCGCCAACAAGGATTACCTCGAACTGGCCAAGCATGCCGGCTGGGTGGGCTCGACCGATCCCATCATCATCGAGTTGTACTCCGAGACGCTGCAGAAATTCCGTCTCGCCGGCCAGGGTCTGTACGACGGCCCGCAGCCAAGCAAGCCGGAGCACAAGGAACGTCTGGTCAAGTACTTCTCGCCGCTGCCGGAGCATTACAAGCCGCTGGAGCAATGCCGCATCAACGAGGACGAATATCCGTTCCACGCGGTCAACCAGCGTCCCATGTTCATGTACCACTCGTGGGATTCGCAGAACGCCTGGCTGCGTCAGATCGTGGCCCAGAACTACCTGTTCATGAACCGCCAGCAGGCGACCGAGATGGGCATCGAGGACAAGTCCTGGGTGTGGGTCGAGTCGCATAACGGCAAGATTCGCGTCCAGGTCAAGCTCATGGAGGGCGTCGAGCGCAACACGGTGTGGACCTGGAACGCGATCGGCAAGCAGTCCGGTGCCTGGGGTCTCAAGCCAGATGCCAACGAGGCCACCAAGGGCTTCCTGATGAACCACCTGATTCGCGAACTGCTCCCGAGCAAGGGCGATGCGGTCGACAACATCACCAATTCCGACCCGGTCACCGGTCAGGCGGCATGGTACGACCTGCGCGTGAAAATCACCCCGGCTGCGCCGGGCGAGGTGGGCACCTGGCCGACCTTCGACACCATCAAGCGGCTGCCCAACGTGGCGGAATCGCCCGACGTCCTTCGCTACCACACGCACGAGCCGGTGCGCATGCAGCGCGACCTCGGCGACGTCCTGACCCGCGGCCAGAAATAA
- a CDS encoding 4Fe-4S dicluster domain-containing protein encodes MRLGLVIDLDTCVGCHACAVACKQWNTSGTTGPLTDYRPYGADPSGVWFNRIRHYEVGDYPNSKTINFPMSCMHCEDADCVTVCPTGASYKRKEDGVVLVDQTKCMGCNYCSWACPYGARELDRESGTMKKCTLCIDRIYDETLAEIDRQPSCVITCPAHARFFGDFDDPDSEVSRLVRERDGMQLMPELGYNPTNRYLPPRINTPIPTEDVRRDSLVGKVKEWVNKAVAR; translated from the coding sequence ATGCGACTCGGCCTCGTCATCGATCTGGACACCTGCGTCGGCTGCCATGCCTGCGCGGTGGCCTGCAAGCAGTGGAACACCTCGGGCACCACCGGCCCGCTGACCGACTACCGGCCCTACGGCGCCGATCCGAGCGGCGTGTGGTTCAACCGCATCCGCCATTACGAGGTGGGCGACTACCCAAACAGCAAGACCATCAACTTCCCGATGTCCTGCATGCACTGCGAGGACGCGGACTGCGTCACCGTCTGTCCCACCGGCGCGTCGTACAAGCGCAAGGAAGACGGCGTCGTCCTGGTCGATCAGACCAAATGCATGGGCTGCAACTACTGCTCCTGGGCCTGCCCCTACGGCGCCCGCGAGCTGGACCGCGAATCGGGCACGATGAAGAAGTGCACGCTGTGCATCGACCGGATTTACGACGAGACCCTGGCCGAGATCGACCGCCAGCCGTCCTGCGTCATCACCTGCCCGGCGCACGCTCGCTTCTTCGGCGATTTCGACGATCCGGATTCCGAGGTCAGCCGTCTGGTGCGCGAGCGCGACGGCATGCAGCTGATGCCGGAACTCGGCTACAACCCGACCAACCGCTACCTGCCGCCGCGCATCAACACGCCGATTCCCACCGAGGACGTGCGCCGCGACAGCCTCGTCGGCAAGGTCAAGGAATGGGTCAACAAGGCGGTGGCGCGCTGA
- a CDS encoding dimethyl sulfoxide reductase anchor subunit family protein, which translates to MHPALSVIFFTVVSGAGFGLYSLTAILQLFRLGPAMDRSELLSALITAFVLIIAGLISSTGHLANPKNAWRSVMRVKTSWLSREAVLAMVFFPFGLLYLLSVYLYGPHVPAFFGLMGVIGIVLGFMTVFATGMIYACLKTMRQWNTPLVPANYLLMGLTLGALFHLAIEAYFGADLQFITGVAGTALVMTGVMKGIYYYWIGKTSGPTINTATTFTRASVRLLDVGHTAGTFLTEEFGYHVPVGTLRVLKVVVFGLGFVLPLILISVAATAQTGAFALAIFAVLSSLVGKGVERWLFFAEARHVVNLYHGAQHT; encoded by the coding sequence ATGCATCCGGCATTGTCTGTTATTTTCTTCACCGTCGTTTCCGGCGCAGGCTTTGGCTTGTACTCGCTGACCGCGATCCTGCAGCTGTTTCGCCTTGGCCCGGCGATGGACCGTTCAGAGCTGCTCAGCGCGCTGATCACGGCCTTCGTGCTCATCATCGCAGGACTGATCTCGTCCACGGGACACTTGGCCAATCCGAAGAACGCATGGCGTTCCGTCATGCGCGTGAAGACGTCCTGGCTGTCGCGCGAGGCGGTGCTCGCCATGGTCTTCTTCCCCTTCGGCCTGTTATACCTGCTGAGTGTCTATCTCTACGGTCCCCATGTCCCCGCCTTCTTCGGTCTGATGGGCGTGATCGGTATTGTGCTGGGTTTCATGACCGTATTCGCCACGGGCATGATCTACGCCTGCCTCAAGACCATGCGCCAGTGGAACACGCCGCTGGTTCCGGCCAACTATTTGCTGATGGGCCTGACCCTGGGTGCGCTGTTCCATCTGGCGATCGAGGCCTATTTCGGAGCCGACCTGCAGTTCATCACCGGTGTTGCGGGCACTGCCCTGGTGATGACCGGCGTCATGAAGGGGATCTACTACTACTGGATCGGCAAGACCAGCGGGCCGACGATCAACACCGCGACCACCTTCACACGCGCCTCAGTGCGTCTGCTCGACGTCGGGCATACCGCCGGTACCTTCCTTACCGAAGAGTTCGGCTATCACGTTCCCGTCGGGACGCTGCGTGTGCTCAAGGTCGTGGTCTTCGGGTTGGGCTTCGTTCTGCCGCTGATCCTGATCTCGGTTGCCGCCACGGCGCAGACGGGCGCGTTCGCTCTGGCGATCTTCGCGGTACTGTCCTCGCTCGTCGGCAAGGGCGTCGAGCGTTGGCTATTCTTCGCCGAGGCGCGCCACGTGGTCAATCTCTACCACGGCGCGCAACATACCTGA